The following proteins come from a genomic window of Acidobacteriota bacterium:
- the bcrD gene encoding benzoyl-CoA reductase subunit D has protein sequence MEITAGIDVGSGAVKAVVMRTSETEQELLAKASARIRKRDPAVVTREVFDAAVAASGEKKIHYIATTGEGHDTPFATGHFYGMTTHARGALYLEPRARAVLDVGALHTRAVAMDERGRVIGYKMTSQCASGSGQFLENIARYLGVSQSEVGPLSLSARKPEKVSSICAVLAETDVINMVSRGISTADILRGIHESMAGRMARLIQALGVQGVVFVSGGLASDEGLIAALRDALEEGAKKRKQKAPEVATHPLSIYAGAIGAAIWGGFRYRKLGREDVAYLAEAV, from the coding sequence ATGGAGATCACGGCAGGAATCGACGTCGGTAGCGGAGCTGTCAAGGCGGTCGTGATGCGGACCTCCGAGACCGAGCAGGAACTTCTTGCCAAGGCGTCCGCCCGGATCCGCAAGCGGGATCCGGCGGTGGTCACGAGGGAGGTCTTCGACGCGGCGGTGGCGGCCTCGGGTGAGAAGAAAATCCACTACATCGCCACCACCGGCGAGGGGCACGACACCCCGTTCGCGACCGGCCACTTCTACGGTATGACCACGCACGCGCGCGGGGCGCTCTACCTCGAGCCGCGGGCGCGCGCGGTTCTCGACGTGGGAGCCCTCCACACCCGGGCCGTCGCGATGGACGAGCGAGGGCGGGTGATCGGGTACAAGATGACCAGCCAGTGCGCCTCGGGATCGGGGCAGTTCCTCGAGAACATCGCCCGCTACCTGGGTGTGTCCCAGTCGGAGGTCGGCCCGCTGTCCCTCTCGGCGCGCAAGCCGGAGAAGGTCAGCTCCATCTGTGCCGTGCTCGCGGAGACGGATGTGATCAACATGGTCTCCCGGGGGATCTCGACGGCGGACATCCTTCGCGGGATCCACGAGAGCATGGCGGGACGGATGGCTCGCCTGATCCAGGCGCTCGGCGTGCAGGGGGTGGTCTTCGTCAGCGGAGGGCTGGCGAGCGACGAGGGGCTCATCGCAGCGCTCCGGGACGCCCTCGAGGAGGGGGCCAAAAAGCGGAAGCAGAAGGCCCCAGAGGTGGCGACTCACCCGCTCAGCATCTACGCGGGAGCCATCGGTGCGGCGATCTGGGGCGGCTTCCGCTATCGCAAGCTCGGCCGGGAAGACGTCGCCTACCTCGCCGAGGCCGTCTGA
- the bcrA gene encoding benzoyl-CoA reductase subunit A, with amino-acid sequence MRCVIGIDLGSTTTKAVILDEERRVLGRGITNSRSNYDLAAAVARSEAYVTARFNLLRREVAGRVDDAMLERLRRAFKLEQTLHQLRRLRELIDEEIDRSHENGLRRPLKDAIATMFERIEREEEERFADPNPPKRSDFFRDAAGSAFNRIAEEIADPTGVTFDMLLGLYDKCIIRVENEPLELGFRDHIGAALERIGRPPEIAGAVDRVARVELEEAASVGTGYGRARLPFPKEQIRSEILCHGLGAHAMFPGTRTVLDIGGQDTKAIQVDENGIVTSFQMNDRCAAGCGRYLGYIADEMNIGLHELGPLASKCHRCVKINSTCTVFAGAELRERLSLGERREDILAGLHRAIVVRAMSLLARSGGVFNEFTFTGGVAKNEAAVRALRELVHENYGDISMNVSPDSIYTGAYGAALFAHEVAN; translated from the coding sequence GCGTGCTCGGCCGCGGCATCACCAACTCGCGCTCGAACTACGATCTGGCCGCTGCCGTGGCCCGCAGCGAGGCGTACGTCACCGCCCGGTTCAATCTGCTGCGGCGCGAGGTGGCGGGCCGGGTCGACGACGCGATGCTCGAGCGCCTGCGCCGGGCGTTCAAGCTGGAGCAAACCCTGCACCAGCTCCGGCGCCTGCGTGAGCTGATCGACGAAGAGATCGATCGATCGCACGAGAACGGCCTGCGCAGGCCTCTGAAGGACGCCATCGCCACGATGTTCGAGCGCATCGAGCGGGAGGAGGAGGAGCGGTTCGCCGATCCGAATCCGCCCAAGCGCTCCGATTTCTTCCGCGACGCCGCCGGGTCGGCGTTCAACCGCATCGCCGAGGAGATCGCGGATCCCACCGGGGTCACGTTCGACATGCTCCTGGGGCTGTACGACAAGTGCATCATCCGGGTCGAGAACGAACCGCTGGAGCTCGGCTTCCGCGACCACATCGGCGCCGCTCTCGAGCGGATCGGCCGCCCGCCGGAGATCGCGGGCGCCGTCGACCGGGTCGCGAGGGTGGAGCTCGAAGAGGCGGCGTCGGTGGGCACCGGCTACGGCCGCGCCCGGCTGCCGTTCCCCAAGGAACAGATCCGGTCGGAGATCCTCTGCCACGGCCTCGGCGCCCACGCGATGTTCCCGGGGACGCGCACGGTGCTCGATATCGGCGGCCAGGACACGAAGGCGATCCAGGTCGACGAGAACGGGATCGTCACCAGCTTCCAGATGAACGACCGCTGCGCCGCCGGCTGCGGGCGCTATCTCGGCTACATCGCCGACGAGATGAACATCGGACTCCACGAGCTGGGTCCGCTGGCCTCGAAGTGCCACCGCTGCGTCAAGATCAATTCGACTTGCACCGTGTTCGCCGGAGCGGAGCTGCGCGAGCGGCTTTCCCTCGGGGAGCGTCGGGAGGACATCCTGGCGGGGCTGCACCGGGCGATCGTGGTCCGGGCGATGAGCCTCCTCGCCCGGTCCGGCGGGGTGTTCAACGAGTTCACGTTCACGGGCGGTGTGGCAAAGAACGAGGCGGCGGTGCGCGCCCTCCGCGAACTGGTGCACGAGAACTACGGCGACATCTCGATGAACGTCTCGCCCGACAGCATCTATACGGGCGCTTACGGCGCGGCGCTCTTCGCGCACGAGGTAGCGAACTGA